The following coding sequences lie in one Apium graveolens cultivar Ventura chromosome 3, ASM990537v1, whole genome shotgun sequence genomic window:
- the LOC141711813 gene encoding large ribosomal subunit protein eL27-like, which yields MVKFLKPNKAVIVLNGRFAGRKAVIIRAFDEGTRDRPYGHCLVAGISKYPKKVIRKDSAKKTAKKSRVKAFIKLVNYNHIMPTRYTLDVDLKDVVTPDCLASRDKKVTAAKATKAKLEERFKTGKNRWFFTKLRF from the coding sequence ATGGTGAAGTTTCTAAAGCCAAACAAAGCCGTCATCGTCCTAAACGGCCGTTTCGCCGGCCGTAAGGCCGTCATCATCCGCGCCTTCGACGAAGGCACACGTGACCGTCCTTACGGCCACTGCCTCGTCGCCGGCATCTCAAAGTACCCTAAAAAGGTGATTCGGAAGGACTCTGCCAAAAAGACGGCGAAAAAGTCACGCGTCAAGGCGTTTATCAAGCTGGTGAATTACAATCACATCATGCCTACTAGGTACACTCTGGACGTGGATCTCAAGGATGTTGTCACGCCTGATTGTCTTGCGTCAAGGGATAAGAAGGTGACTGCTGCCAAGGCGACCAAGGCCAAGCTTGAGGAGAGGTTCAAGACTGGGAAAAACCGTTGGTTCTTTACTAAGCTTAGGTTTTAA